Proteins encoded together in one Camelina sativa cultivar DH55 chromosome 9, Cs, whole genome shotgun sequence window:
- the LOC109126387 gene encoding uncharacterized protein At3g60930, chloroplastic-like: MSPPKSSSGKATRPLIPGVYGPHQPSILSAENIAEIRGSTGIPPEIEIKFPEAHESAESPPQGYCCAFKIFFSACGLSFPLPELIVKMMFKLGFALPQMCPNFVRTVMCLQTLGEEFDYKLSLADFLQVYTVKIGRTKGTLYVSPLSGLKVLMTSPRRTRSGGLTFGHLANHFEPGVLCPTFTEFFSRFCSQGPIAWDSFSSERIRESTARLRGHSLICSDPISTSEINYREERACRIPEREAKLNMVAALAEGKARLPKKSGPSTPKVDGTLASPAGPSQPLTGGSGPLPSPPEPSVIVVADSSDEPREVITPSVEVSSQRADSSKKRKEPETSLSFREKSRARTGKSSSKDRGPSSERRSKEVPSTKESGDSSGNLPSKERRPSPRADLMRSYTRPGVWVPAFADMSELNRANFFCFADKIGELMIEFNSSVASYEDQMFASPSSSEVSLLREKIADLEAQVKEYARLEAENATTVERAEQIRARMKKAEVQVLDLGIANEYLRDKLKKAGDLYYEAAEDAKAAKNKLHKIEIRNQLLEAGNSCKIERARREERQAMRQTLRPLVEEIRVTFEEREKLTPLKIRAAEIKANRMLIEEISRGEIQDMDAELGLLRADEEEADGKVSKVTLHDLDLSVFSDLLVETPELLCIEHPLSITIDESGTNLGQMSKQGMDNFLANTRSEAELAEISMDLETGFLSESSS, translated from the exons ATGTCTCCTCCGAAATCTTCGTCGGGTAAAGCCACGAGACCTTTGATCCCGGGTGTTTACGGCCCTCATCAGCCATCAATTCTCTCGGCGGAGAATATAGCCGAGATTAGAGGGTCCACTGGGATTCCGCCGGAGATCGAGATCAAGTTCCCGGAGGCTCACGAATCCGCGGAGAGTCCCCCTCAAGGGTACTGTTGCGCGtttaagatatttttctctGCGTGTGGTCTGTCGTTTCCCCTCCCCGAACTCATCGTAAAGATGATGTTCAAACTAGGTTTCGCTCTCCCCCAGATGTGCCCGAACTTCGTCCGAACCGTCATGTGTCTGCAAACTCTGGGGGAAGAGTTTGACTACAAACTATCCCTGGCCGACTTTCTTCAAGTGTACACGGTGAAGATAGGTCGCACCAAGGGCACGCTCTACGTAAGTCCGCTTTCCGGACTGAAGGTCTTGATGACTTCCCCGAGAAGGACGAGAAGTGGCGGACTCACATTTGGCCACCTCGCAA ATCACTTTGAGCCCGGGGTTCTTTGCCCTACCTTCACAGAGTTTTTCTCGAGGTTTTGCAGCCAGGGTCCGATCGCCTGGGACTCCTTTTCGTCTGAAAGGATTAGAGAATCCACAGCGCGGCTCAGGGGacattctctcatttgctccGACCCCATAAGCACTTCGGAGATTAACTACAGAGAGGAAAGGGCTTGCCGAATCCCTGAGAGGGAGGCGAAGTTAAACATGGTGGCAGCGCTTGCCGAGGGCAAAGCTCGCCTCCCTAAGAAGTCTGGTCCATCTACCCCTAAGGTAGACGGGACTTTGGCATCCCCTGCTGGCCCTTCCCAGCCTCTTACAGGGGGTTCCGGGCCCCTGCCCAGTCCACCCGAGCCTTCCGTAATTGTCGTAGCGGACTCTAGTGACGAGCCGCGAGAGGTTATAACTCCCTCCGTCGAGGTCAGCTCCCAGCGGGCGGACTCGTCCAAAAAGAGGAAGGAGCCTGAGACTTCCTTGTCTTTTCGTGAGAAGAGCCGAGCTCGGACTGGTAAGTCCAGCTCGAAAGATAGGGGTCCTTCCTCGGAGAGGAGGTCTAAGGAAGTTCCCTCTACAAAGGAGTCCGGGGATTCCTCTGGCAATCTGCCTTCAAAGGAACGTCGTCCTTCCCCCCGAG CTGACCTGATGAGGAGCTACACTCGGCCAGGAGTTTGGGTTCCGGCGTTTGCGGACATGTCCGAGCTCAACCGTGCGAACTTCTTCTGTTTTGCGGACAAGATTGGCGAG CTGATGATCGAGTTCAACTCCTCGGTGGCGTCTTATGAAGACCAGATGTTTGCCTCTCCCTCATCTTCCGAGGTGAGCCTTCTTCGAGAAAAGATTGCTGACCTGGAAGCCCAAGTGAAGGAGTATGCTAGGCTAGAAGCTGAGAACGCTACTACCGTGGAGAGAGCCGAACAAATCCGGGCTCGGATGAAGAAAGCCGAGGTACAGGTGCTCGACCTCGGAATTGCCAACGAATACCTCCGAGACAAGCTAAAGAAGGCGGGGGACCTCTACTATGAGGCCGCGGAGGATGCAAAAGCGGCGAAGAACAAGTTGCACAAAATCGAGATCCGTAATCAGCTGCTGGAAGCGGGCAACAGCTGCAAAATTGAGAGAGCTCGGAGAGAGGAGAGGCAGGCAATGAGGCAAACTCTCCGCCCTTTGGTCGAAGAGATAAGGGTCACTTTCGAGGAGAGGGAGAAACTAACTCCACTCAAGATCCGAGCCGCTGAGATTAAGGCTAATCGGATGCTGATCGAGGAGATCTCTAGGGGAGAGATCCAAGATATGGATGCTGAGCTCGGACTTCTGAGAGCCGACGAGGAGGAGGCCGACGGAAAAGTTTCAAAGGTAACCCTCCATGATCTCGACCTTTCTGTATTCTCCGACCTCTTGGTGGAAACGCCCGAGCTCTTGTGCATCGAGCACCCTTTGAGCATTACGATCGACGAATCCGGCACTAACCTCGGACAAATGTCGAAGCAGGGAATGGACAACTTTCTGGCGAATACGAGGTCGGAAGCGGAGCTTGCAGAGATAAGCATG GACCTCGAGACTGGTTTTCTCTCTGAATCCTCGAGCTGA
- the LOC109126388 gene encoding uncharacterized protein LOC109126388, protein MIYQSSIQFGHKVDEVAKAEMQGVLRITNLGGTGSYLGLPESLDGSKTKVFSFVRDRLQGRTNGWTAKLLSKGRKEVMIKSVAAAVPTFVMSCFRLPKAITSKLTGAVANFWWSTNGQSGGMHWLAWEKLCCSKQVGGLGFRNIDDFNSALLAKQLWRLIEAPDSLIARVFKSRYYQNSNPMELIPSYSPSYGWRSIVSARSLVYKWLIKRLALGNLFIYGQIPGYQLNSRDQL, encoded by the coding sequence atgatatatcaatccTCAATTCAGTTTGGTCATAAGGTTGATGAGGTGGCAAAGGCAGAGATGCAGGGGGTTCTTAGGATAACAAATTTGGGCGGTACGGGATCATATCTTGGTTTACCGGAGAGTTTGGATGGGTCTAAAACgaaggttttctcttttgttcgaGATAGACTGCAGGGTCGGACGAATGGTTGGACGGCGAAATTGCTTTCAAAAGGGAGAAAAGAGGTGATGATTAAATCAGTTGCAGCTGCTGTACCGAcatttgtgatgtcttgttttcggtTACCGAAAGCAATCACATCTAAACTTACTGGTGCAGTGGCCAACTTTTGGTGGAGTACCAATGGCCAGTCAGGGGGTATGCATTGGTTAGCTTGGGAGAAATTATGTTGTAGTAAGCAGGTGGGCGGACTGGGTTTCAGGAatattgatgattttaattCGGCGTTGTTGGCTAAACAGTTATGGCGGCTGATTGAGGCTCCGGACTCACTGATTGCCAGGGTTTTCAAAAGTAGGTATTATCAGAACTCGAACCCAATGGAACTGATTCCATCATACTCTCCATCGtatgggtggaggagtattGTCTCTGCTAGATCTTTGGTATACAAATGGCTTATTAAAAGGTTGGCTCTGGGGAATCTATTTATATATGGACAAATCCCTGGGTaccagctcaattcccgagaccagctttaa
- the LOC109126389 gene encoding uncharacterized protein LOC109126389: MGSSGNVPVTRPPTPIPVNGPQQYQTDQYENPYYLHNADHAGLVLVLDCLVTASDFPSWRRSMWMALNVRNKLRFINGTISKTFEEHHDFGVWLRCNDIVLTWLMNSVDKKIGQSLLFIPTAEGIWKNILSRYKQDDAPRIFAIKQKLRKIFQGSMYVSAYYTCLMTLWEEHKNYVELPVCTCGRCECDAALKWEKLQQRSRVTKFLMGLNEGYDQARRHILMLKPIPTIEEAFNMVTQDERQKVVLPSTFIENVAFQAVASMTDEEASYIAAYNTAHPVHKPICSHCGKVGHTIQKCYKLHGFPPGYKTVATWYNARPPAPFQPRMPTSQPQPRAPPMQQMVSYTYPM; encoded by the coding sequence ATGGGATCTTCTGGTAATGTTCCGGTGACTCGACCTCCCACTCCGATTCCAGTGAATGGACCACAGCAGTATCAGACTGATCAGTATGAGAATCCATATTATCTCCATAATGCTGATCACGCAGGACTTGTTCTAGTTTTGGATTGTCTTGTGACTGCTTCGGATTTTCCTTCTTGGCGTCGTTCGATGTGGATGGCTTTGAATGTCAGAAACAAACTACGCTTTATTAATGGTACTATCTCTAAAACTTTTGAAGAACATCATGATTTTGGTGTATGGCTGAGGTGTAATGATATAGTTTTGACTTGGTTGATGAATTCTGTGGATAAGAAGATAGGACAGAGTTTACTTTTCATCCCTACTGCAGAAGGAATTTGGAAGAACATTTTATCTAGGTATAAGCAGGATGATGCACCTAGGATCTTTGCTATTAAACAGAAATTGAGAAAGATTTTCCAAGGTTCAATGTATGTCTCGGCTTACTATACTTGTTTGATGACATTGTGGGAAGAGCATAAAAATTATGTTGAGCTTCCGGTTTGTACTTGTGGACGTTGTGAATGTGATGCAGCTCTAAAATGGGAGAAATTGCAACAAAGAAGTAGAGTTACTAAGTTTCTTATGGGATTGAATGAAGGTTATGATCAAGCAAGGCGTCATATCTTGATGTTGAAACCTATTCCTACGATTGAGGAAGCTTTTAATATGGTCACTCAAGATGAGAGACAGAAGGTTGTCTTACCTTCTACTTTTATAGAGAATGTTGCTTTTCAGGCTGTAGCTTCTATGACTGATGAGGAGGCATCATATATAGCAGCTTATAATACTGCTCATCCCGTACACAAGCCTATATGTTCTCACTGTGGAAAAGTAGGACATACTATCCAGAAGTGTTATAAACTTCATGGATTTCCACCAGGATACAAAACTGTAGCTACATGGTATAATGCACGACCTCCTGCTCCATTTCAACCAAGGATGCCAACTTCACAGCCACAACCAAGGGCTCCACCGATGCAGCAGATGGTCTCTTATACGTATCCTATGTAG